The genomic stretch CGGTCAGCGATGGACAAGTATAATACTAAATTGCCGAGAAGGAGGATTAACAAATGTATAAAATTAATGATTATGTAGTATACGGCTCAACCGGATCATGTGAAATCGTAGATATTGTCATGGAAAAGGATATAAGCAATAATGATACAGAATACTATGTTTTACAACCGGCTTATGACAACAATATAACGATTAAGACCCCCGTGAACAATCCTAAGGTCTTGATGAGACCCATCATGACCAAAGAGGATGTCTTATCATTAATTGCGACTATGCCGGAACTGGAACCCATCTTAGCTAGCGACGATCGGCATAAAAACGAAAGCTACAAAGCGGCACTTAAAACAGGTCAAAGCGAAGAATGGGTAAAAATAATTAAAGCCTTATATATCGAGCAACAACAACGTCTTGAAGTGGGTAAGAAACTAGCAAAAGCCGATGATGACATTATGAAAGCTGCTGAAAAAAATCTGCATGAAGAGTTTGCTTTAGCCTTAAATATTTCGCCGGATGAAGTGCACCCCTATATTCTTGCACATGTTCATTAGGTTTACAGAATTATCCATATTCTCATCAAGGGTAATCATCGAATAATGCGCTACAACACGGTAATCAAATATATCTCAAAAGCCAAAAGGAAGACCCAAGCATTATTTGACTTGAGTCTTCCTCTTTTTGCAATATACTTTTATGCTGGATTTAAGCGAGTTGTCTGTGTACGAGGTTTGCGAAAACTCCGCTATTGCTCATCAGCTCATCATAGGTACCACTCTCAACGATTCTTCCCTGATCCATAACGATAATCATATTACAGTTAATAATCGTACTTAAGCGGTGAGCAATGACAATCCGGGTGACCTTCATCCGGTCAAGGCTTTGACTGACAATGGCTTGAGTTCGATTATCTAGGGCACTGGTAGCTTCATCAAAGAAGAGAATTTTCGGCTGATTGACTATGGCCCGGGCAATCATCAAACGTTGCTTTTGCCCGCCGGAGATAGTCGAAGCTCCCTCACTAATCATGGTATGCATTCCCATGGGCATGGCCTGAATATCCTCTTCAATTCCGGCCATTCTGGCTGCTGCCCAGGCATCGTCGATCGTCAGATAAGGATTAGCACCCACAATATTTGTGAAGATATTCCCAGACATGAGCTGACCATTTTGCAGTACAACACCCAGCTGCTTCCGGATCGACCGTATATCTACTTTCTCCAGGTCCTGGCCATCGTAATATATATTTCCGGTCTCTGGCTTTTCGAAGCCCAACAAGATTCTTAGCAACGTCGACTTTCCACAGCCGGAAGTACCCACTAAAGCGACATAATCCCCTTCCTTAATCTGGAGAGATATGTCTTTCAACACCAGAGGCCCATCTTCTTTATAACGAAAAGAAATGTGATCCATCTCGATCGAGCCTCGCAGAGGGACAGGGGTGATCTTCGTCTCATCATACTCCGG from Desulfitobacterium dichloroeliminans LMG P-21439 encodes the following:
- a CDS encoding CarD family transcriptional regulator — protein: MYKINDYVVYGSTGSCEIVDIVMEKDISNNDTEYYVLQPAYDNNITIKTPVNNPKVLMRPIMTKEDVLSLIATMPELEPILASDDRHKNESYKAALKTGQSEEWVKIIKALYIEQQQRLEVGKKLAKADDDIMKAAEKNLHEEFALALNISPDEVHPYILAHVH